A part of Arcobacter sp. F2176 genomic DNA contains:
- the ftsA gene encoding cell division protein FtsA, whose protein sequence is MGSTLLAIDIGSTDVTAIIAKNDLDYKINILGTGIEASDGINKGLITNIELASKSIQNAVLKARRSTSEPIESTVVAISGSYTKGIRSMGSVNVPNGIITEHEINQVMQMALYNATIVPEYEVVHVLPIFFKVDDSADVDNPLNMNGARLEVSVYIVTAKRTALTNLKSAFKESNIEITNFVLNGYATAISVLDEQQNKFGSLVINIGSTTTEFVCYKGSSILYTDFIPVGSNHITNDLSVMLHTPHNAAELIKIKYGSLLSNNSEDDQLAIKKIKIPRIGDEQVTEEISLVDIRNIIHARVEETLILVKQKLSRSGIADNLDAGIVITGGMSKLKGIRELATLVFENQPVKVANPKNIKNGYMNFDDSTMATIVGLLFYSLDKNRNFELDSNKKLRRKIIEKKAIPKEEAREIQRDVRQTENKSNVDIKLKTEDPTQLPKISKTNKGKGMARFWNKVSEWF, encoded by the coding sequence TTGGGTAGCACTCTTCTCGCAATAGATATTGGATCTACTGATGTTACGGCAATTATTGCTAAAAATGATTTAGATTATAAAATTAATATCTTAGGTACAGGAATTGAAGCGAGTGATGGAATAAATAAGGGGCTTATTACAAATATTGAGTTAGCTTCAAAGTCTATACAAAATGCTGTACTAAAAGCAAGAAGAAGTACCTCTGAGCCTATTGAGTCAACAGTAGTTGCAATATCTGGTTCTTATACTAAAGGAATAAGAAGTATGGGAAGTGTAAATGTTCCAAATGGAATAATCACTGAACATGAGATAAATCAAGTTATGCAAATGGCTTTATATAATGCTACTATTGTGCCTGAATATGAAGTGGTACATGTTCTCCCAATATTTTTTAAAGTAGATGATTCAGCAGATGTTGATAATCCATTAAATATGAATGGAGCAAGACTTGAAGTATCAGTTTATATTGTAACTGCAAAAAGAACTGCTTTAACTAATCTAAAATCAGCTTTCAAAGAATCGAATATAGAAATTACTAATTTTGTTTTAAATGGATATGCAACTGCAATTTCAGTTTTAGATGAACAACAAAATAAATTTGGAAGTTTAGTAATAAATATTGGAAGTACAACTACAGAATTTGTCTGTTATAAAGGTAGTTCTATTTTATATACTGATTTTATACCAGTTGGTTCAAATCATATAACAAATGACTTATCAGTGATGCTTCATACTCCCCATAATGCAGCAGAGCTGATAAAAATAAAATATGGAAGTTTACTTTCAAATAATAGTGAAGATGATCAATTAGCTATTAAAAAGATAAAAATCCCAAGAATTGGGGATGAACAAGTAACTGAAGAAATATCATTGGTTGATATTAGAAATATAATTCATGCAAGAGTTGAAGAGACTCTAATCCTTGTAAAACAAAAATTAAGTAGAAGTGGAATTGCTGATAATTTAGATGCAGGAATTGTTATAACAGGTGGTATGAGTAAATTAAAAGGCATTAGAGAATTAGCAACTTTAGTTTTTGAAAACCAACCTGTAAAAGTAGCAAATCCAAAAAATATCAAAAATGGATATATGAATTTTGATGATTCAACTATGGCTACAATTGTAGGACTTCTTTTTTATTCTTTAGATAAAAATAGAAATTTTGAGTTAGACTCAAATAAAAAACTTAGAAGAAAAATAATAGAGAAAAAAGCTATTCCTAAAGAAGAAGCAAGAGAGATACAAAGAGATGTTAGACAGACTGAAAACAAGTCAAATGTAGATATTAAACTTAAAACTGAAGATCCTACTCAATTACCTAAAATATCGAAAACAAACAAAGGTAAAGGTATGGCAAGATTTTGGAATAAAGTTTCGGAGTGGTTTTAA
- a CDS encoding peptidylprolyl isomerase — protein MLTWMQRHKKWLVITIWISVIAFVGAGFVGWGSYQYGSSSGSVAVVGDRKISVDEYQREYSSLYRQYSQVYGNKFNQEMAKKIGLPDAALSLTIQKNLILSYADDLGLLVTDKDIAKELVQMPSFIKDGKFDKELYVKVLSQNGTTPVAYEKSLKRDLLLQKVESLLDFTPTTNEVNNLAKLLFAQDDVSIKILDPKSIKIDLTDEKLKEYWTINKIKYLSTDSYDLEISKLPLKIITPSEDELKEHYAKFKTDYKKEDGKLKTFDEAKDDMIKVISLKESKKDALKKYLALKKDEIKFDETKTIYEDKLPFSAENINEIKTSKLGIVLKPFEDKDGFTIVKVIKKNDPKPLSYELSKDMVKADYLDIKRSEEMKVLVTNELKNFTGEDLGFVNRASINKIKGLNSNEAYTFLNKLFTTSEKEGKIEVGGKVVVYKVNSSKLADNITKEENSSVNDILSKLERTELMNNLINNLKSKYEVISSSDSKE, from the coding sequence ATGTTAACTTGGATGCAAAGACATAAGAAGTGGTTAGTAATTACAATTTGGATAAGTGTGATAGCGTTTGTAGGCGCTGGTTTCGTTGGTTGGGGAAGTTATCAATATGGAAGTTCTTCTGGTTCTGTAGCTGTTGTAGGTGATAGAAAGATAAGTGTTGATGAGTATCAAAGAGAATATTCTTCTTTGTATAGACAGTATTCTCAAGTTTATGGAAATAAATTCAATCAAGAGATGGCCAAAAAAATTGGACTTCCTGATGCTGCTTTAAGTTTAACTATTCAAAAAAATCTTATTTTATCTTATGCTGATGATTTGGGTTTACTTGTAACTGATAAAGATATTGCAAAAGAGTTAGTTCAAATGCCTTCATTTATAAAAGATGGAAAATTTGATAAAGAACTTTATGTAAAAGTTTTATCTCAAAATGGTACTACACCTGTTGCTTATGAAAAATCTTTAAAAAGAGATTTACTTTTACAAAAAGTTGAATCATTATTAGACTTTACTCCAACAACTAATGAAGTAAATAATTTAGCAAAACTATTATTTGCACAAGATGATGTATCTATTAAAATATTAGATCCAAAATCAATTAAAATTGATCTTACTGATGAAAAGTTAAAAGAGTATTGGACAATAAATAAAATAAAATATTTATCAACAGACTCTTATGATTTAGAAATTTCTAAATTACCATTAAAAATTATTACTCCAAGTGAAGATGAATTAAAAGAGCATTATGCTAAATTTAAAACGGATTATAAAAAAGAAGATGGCAAACTAAAAACTTTTGATGAAGCAAAAGATGATATGATAAAAGTAATTAGTTTAAAAGAATCAAAAAAAGATGCTTTAAAAAAATACTTAGCTCTTAAAAAAGATGAAATCAAATTTGATGAAACTAAAACAATTTATGAAGATAAATTGCCTTTTTCTGCTGAAAATATAAATGAAATCAAAACTTCAAAACTAGGTATTGTTTTAAAACCTTTTGAAGATAAAGATGGTTTTACAATAGTAAAAGTAATTAAGAAAAATGATCCAAAACCTCTTTCTTACGAATTATCAAAAGATATGGTAAAAGCTGATTATTTAGATATCAAAAGAAGTGAAGAGATGAAAGTTTTAGTAACAAATGAATTAAAAAACTTTACAGGTGAAGACTTAGGATTTGTTAATAGAGCATCAATTAATAAAATCAAAGGTTTAAATAGTAATGAAGCTTATACTTTTTTAAATAAACTTTTTACAACTTCTGAAAAAGAAGGAAAAATTGAAGTAGGTGGTAAAGTAGTAGTTTACAAAGTAAATTCAAGTAAACTAGCTGATAATATAACAAAAGAAGAAAACTCATCTGTAAATGATATTTTATCAAAATTAGAAAGAACAGAGTTAATGAATAATTTGATAAATAATCTTAAAAGTAAATATGAAGTTATCTCTTCTTCAGATTCAAAGGAGTAG
- a CDS encoding AAA family ATPase produces the protein MQDENKSFKLSGILKKVLFSNKDTGFCIAVLDNDQKICGTYFDTDIEKIVGENIVLNGNWVTHKKYGIQFAFDTLELKEQELYFFLTKIVKGIGRKTALELLEKYSEEELVEVLNNKPEELLNFKGIREKKLITIKSSWQKFKHLRELGSFLSKFEVTSNLITKIYSEFSEVENLIEVIKENPYVLIRIKGIGFKRADEIAKALGIDEKSDFRIMACLNYTLREYCDNNGNSSIDKYHLFRLLDEALRFQNEEMLYENAIAKMELDEDIYKTKENRYAPSMLYFAEKRVLEFFKARENDMYLKKIVSNITEYLDKKEKTLGFTLSPEQRKAVELINEGHKTLFLIGYAGTGKSTSSRAILELLQEINSYDDIIAIALSGIASQRIADTTGYNSSTIQSLFVKHKENEHFPYKVILLDEASMVNSVMFYQIISKIGQDTIFIIVGDDGQLPAIGAGNILSDSIKYELAPICKLTKIYRQNENQAIAVIANEIRQGNVPEYNGNYEDFKFMDVSISNYYASKNSLGQGEFSNLRGQNSEQILSMILNISSAYIKEFYKLIKGKDISKALILFQIITPMKGGMLGAENLNIQLQKVFNSSREESKQTKLYEYKLSDKVIHIKNENMRAQTMQMYRTGSSDYLERRVFNGQLGLIIKLDFEESKCIVLYPNDDMVVFYDFDDLDSLLSLAYCLTIHKTQGMEYDNALIPMSFSHYIMHNTKLLYTAITRAKSMCYIVGEEDAFKGACKRIETTKRESVINDLLS, from the coding sequence ATGCAGGATGAAAATAAAAGTTTTAAACTTTCAGGAATATTAAAAAAAGTACTATTTTCGAACAAAGATACTGGATTTTGTATAGCAGTATTGGATAATGACCAAAAAATATGTGGTACATATTTTGATACTGATATTGAAAAAATTGTTGGTGAAAATATAGTTTTAAATGGGAATTGGGTAACTCACAAAAAATATGGAATCCAATTTGCTTTTGATACATTAGAGTTAAAAGAGCAAGAACTTTATTTCTTTTTGACAAAAATAGTAAAAGGAATAGGGCGAAAGACAGCTTTAGAATTACTAGAAAAGTATTCAGAAGAAGAACTAGTAGAAGTCTTAAACAATAAACCAGAAGAACTTTTAAATTTCAAAGGTATAAGAGAAAAAAAACTAATAACTATTAAATCATCATGGCAAAAGTTTAAGCATTTAAGAGAACTTGGTTCTTTTTTATCGAAGTTTGAAGTTACTTCAAATCTTATTACAAAAATTTACTCAGAGTTTAGTGAAGTTGAGAATTTAATTGAAGTTATTAAAGAAAACCCCTATGTTTTGATTCGTATAAAAGGTATAGGATTTAAAAGAGCTGATGAAATAGCAAAAGCCTTAGGCATAGATGAAAAGTCTGATTTTAGAATTATGGCTTGTTTGAATTATACTTTAAGAGAGTATTGTGATAATAATGGAAACTCTTCAATAGATAAGTATCATCTTTTTAGATTATTAGATGAAGCTTTGAGATTCCAAAATGAAGAGATGTTATATGAAAATGCAATAGCAAAAATGGAACTTGATGAAGATATTTATAAAACAAAAGAGAATAGATATGCTCCATCTATGTTATATTTTGCAGAAAAAAGGGTTTTAGAGTTTTTTAAAGCTAGAGAAAATGATATGTATTTGAAAAAAATAGTTTCAAATATAACTGAATATTTAGATAAAAAAGAGAAAACTTTAGGTTTTACTTTAAGTCCAGAGCAAAGAAAAGCAGTAGAACTTATAAATGAAGGTCATAAAACACTATTTTTAATAGGTTATGCAGGAACAGGGAAATCAACATCAAGTAGGGCAATTCTTGAACTTCTTCAAGAAATAAACTCTTATGATGATATTATTGCTATTGCTTTAAGTGGTATTGCCTCTCAAAGAATAGCAGATACTACAGGCTATAATAGCTCAACTATACAATCTCTTTTTGTAAAACATAAAGAAAATGAACATTTTCCCTATAAAGTAATATTATTAGATGAAGCTTCAATGGTAAATTCTGTTATGTTTTATCAAATCATTTCAAAAATTGGTCAAGACACTATTTTTATAATAGTAGGTGATGATGGGCAGTTACCAGCTATTGGTGCTGGAAATATATTAAGTGATTCTATAAAATATGAACTAGCTCCAATTTGTAAACTTACAAAAATATATAGACAAAATGAAAATCAAGCAATTGCAGTTATTGCAAATGAAATTAGACAGGGAAATGTACCAGAGTATAATGGTAATTATGAAGATTTCAAATTTATGGATGTATCTATATCAAATTATTATGCATCTAAAAACTCTTTAGGCCAAGGTGAATTCTCAAATCTAAGGGGACAAAATTCTGAGCAGATATTAAGTATGATATTAAATATATCAAGTGCTTATATTAAAGAATTTTACAAACTAATTAAAGGTAAAGATATATCAAAAGCGCTTATTCTTTTTCAAATAATTACCCCTATGAAAGGTGGTATGTTAGGAGCTGAGAATCTAAACATACAATTGCAAAAAGTATTTAATAGCTCAAGGGAAGAGTCAAAACAAACTAAACTTTATGAATATAAACTAAGTGATAAAGTAATTCATATAAAAAACGAAAATATGAGAGCTCAAACTATGCAAATGTATAGAACGGGTTCTAGTGATTATTTAGAAAGAAGAGTTTTTAATGGACAATTGGGTCTTATAATTAAACTTGATTTTGAAGAGAGTAAATGTATCGTCTTATATCCAAATGATGATATGGTAGTATTTTATGACTTTGATGACTTAGATTCACTTTTATCCCTTGCATATTGTTTGACTATTCATAAAACACAAGGTATGGAGTATGATAATGCTCTTATTCCTATGAGTTTTTCTCACTATATTATGCATAATACAAAACTTTTATATACAGCAATTACAAGGGCTAAAAGTATGTGTTATATCGTAGGAGAAGAAGATGCATTTAAAGGTGCTTGTAAAAGAATAGAGACTACAAAACGAGAATCTGTGATAAATGACCTATTAAGCTAA
- the arsC gene encoding arsenate reductase (glutaredoxin) (This arsenate reductase requires both glutathione and glutaredoxin to convert arsenate to arsenite, after which the efflux transporter formed by ArsA and ArsB can extrude the arsenite from the cell, providing resistance.) yields MDEITIWHNPRCSKSRDALNFLQEKKIALGVIKYLDAKLTKEDMKEVLQMLGMSARELMRTKEDIYKEMNLKDENDEEKLIDAMINNPKLIERPIIIKDGSAVIARPLEKINELF; encoded by the coding sequence ATGGACGAAATAACTATTTGGCACAATCCTAGATGCTCAAAATCAAGGGATGCTTTAAATTTTTTACAAGAGAAGAAAATAGCTTTAGGTGTTATTAAATATTTAGATGCAAAACTAACAAAAGAAGATATGAAAGAAGTTCTTCAAATGCTAGGTATGAGTGCTAGAGAATTAATGAGAACAAAAGAAGATATTTATAAAGAAATGAATTTAAAAGATGAAAATGATGAAGAAAAGTTAATCGATGCAATGATAAATAATCCTAAACTAATTGAAAGACCAATTATTATAAAAGATGGGAGTGCTGTTATTGCAAGACCTTTAGAAAAAATAAATGAATTGTTTTAA
- a CDS encoding flagellar hook-length control protein FliK, with the protein MLVSTNTQLNILVANSTNKVLKEVLKEADVKTLITSQNKDLNVSTLLKSLFSNIQNNSKSNETILNLLKNSNLNKDLGSFTSNLQSLVKALPDDKSSEQLKTFLQKFSITPEQTTSKEVKEQIQKSGIFLESKLLNQATNPNSKNENSLLNDMKAVLLKTKAQLEAQVSTQSKTQVSNQKVETTPQNSNQAITQSLSKENINIPETLKQIDKLLTQLKNLENPSTKEQVSNQSTTTNQSIKSDSPLLNDIKNILTKVQSQLQGQVSNQKVETTPQNNNQAITQSVSKENINIPETLKQIDKLLIQIKNLETPNIKEQVAKPNIPNESKPTQQVSQPTTTTTTTSAQSIRSDSPLLTDIKNILTKVQSQLQGQVSNQSKVETTPQNNNQTITQSISKENINIPQTLKQIDKLLIQIKNLETPNIKEQVAKPNITNESKPTQQVSQQTTTTTTTTSAQSIKSDSPLLTDIKNILTKVQTQLQGQVSNEKTQSAVDNPSKQVETSPQGKEQQIKSTVQSTSQLLQMKVQLKEEAKPQAQNLNKENLNVKDTLKQIDRILTDIKKIDLQNPKDAAVKITTSLDAKTALPSNTFSIRTDSPIFNDIKTVLSKVQEQLQNQIQNQAKDIDDIKSHISKDADPKEILKHVDKLLTQIDYHQLYSIANSSNNVYIPFLWDLLEDGSIDIKKADDEKFYCLIDLTLKDLGKINLHLYLYEDDKLDISVFVEKEDTKQLIRQKATSLRRELNGTGISVIGLNIHTLKEDTKQNFYKQNDDFDFGVNIKV; encoded by the coding sequence ATGTTAGTCTCTACAAATACACAACTTAATATACTAGTAGCAAATAGTACAAACAAAGTCTTAAAAGAGGTTTTGAAAGAAGCTGATGTTAAAACTTTAATAACTAGTCAAAATAAAGACTTAAATGTTTCGACTCTTTTAAAAAGTCTTTTTAGTAATATCCAAAATAATTCAAAATCAAATGAGACCATATTAAACTTACTAAAAAATTCAAATTTAAATAAAGATTTAGGTTCCTTCACTTCAAATTTACAATCACTTGTAAAAGCTCTACCTGATGATAAAAGTAGTGAGCAATTAAAAACATTTTTACAAAAGTTTTCAATCACACCTGAACAAACCACCTCAAAAGAAGTAAAAGAACAAATACAAAAAAGTGGTATATTTTTAGAATCAAAACTTTTAAATCAAGCAACTAATCCAAACAGTAAAAATGAAAATAGTCTATTAAATGATATGAAAGCTGTTTTACTTAAAACAAAAGCCCAACTAGAAGCCCAAGTTAGCACTCAAAGTAAAACACAAGTTTCTAATCAAAAAGTAGAAACCACACCACAAAATAGTAATCAAGCTATTACTCAAAGTTTAAGTAAAGAAAATATCAATATTCCTGAAACACTAAAACAAATAGACAAACTTTTAACTCAACTCAAAAATCTTGAAAATCCAAGTACAAAAGAGCAAGTTAGCAATCAATCAACTACAACTAATCAAAGTATAAAAAGTGATTCTCCTTTATTAAATGACATCAAAAATATCTTAACTAAGGTTCAATCTCAACTTCAAGGGCAAGTCTCTAATCAAAAAGTAGAAACCACACCACAAAACAATAATCAAGCTATTACGCAAAGTGTAAGTAAAGAAAATATCAATATTCCTGAAACACTTAAACAAATAGACAAACTTTTAATACAGATAAAAAATCTTGAAACTCCTAATATAAAAGAACAAGTTGCCAAACCTAATATACCTAATGAATCAAAACCAACACAGCAAGTAAGTCAACCAACAACTACAACTACTACAACAAGTGCTCAAAGTATTAGAAGTGATTCTCCTTTATTAACTGACATCAAAAATATCTTAACTAAAGTTCAATCTCAACTTCAAGGGCAAGTCTCTAATCAAAGCAAAGTAGAAACTACACCACAAAATAATAATCAGACTATTACACAAAGTATTAGTAAAGAAAATATCAATATTCCCCAAACACTTAAACAAATAGACAAACTTTTAATTCAGATAAAAAATCTTGAAACTCCTAATATAAAAGAACAAGTTGCCAAACCTAATATAACTAATGAATCAAAACCAACACAGCAAGTAAGTCAACAAACAACTACAACTACTACAACAACAAGTGCTCAAAGTATTAAAAGTGATTCTCCTTTATTAACTGACATCAAAAATATCTTAACTAAGGTTCAAACTCAACTTCAAGGGCAAGTTTCTAATGAAAAAACACAAAGTGCAGTTGATAATCCTTCAAAACAAGTAGAAACTTCGCCCCAAGGAAAAGAGCAACAAATAAAAAGTACTGTTCAAAGTACTTCTCAGCTTCTACAAATGAAAGTACAACTAAAAGAAGAAGCCAAACCACAAGCTCAAAACTTAAACAAAGAAAATCTCAATGTCAAAGATACTTTAAAACAAATTGATAGAATATTAACTGATATAAAAAAAATAGACCTGCAAAACCCAAAAGATGCAGCTGTAAAAATTACCACAAGCTTAGATGCAAAAACAGCTCTTCCTTCAAATACTTTTTCAATAAGAACAGACTCCCCTATTTTTAATGACATAAAAACAGTTTTATCAAAAGTACAAGAGCAACTTCAAAATCAAATTCAAAACCAAGCTAAAGATATTGATGACATAAAATCTCATATTTCTAAAGATGCTGATCCAAAAGAGATATTAAAACATGTTGATAAACTTTTGACCCAAATTGATTACCATCAACTTTATTCAATAGCAAATTCATCAAACAACGTATATATACCTTTTTTATGGGACTTACTTGAAGATGGTTCGATTGATATAAAAAAAGCCGATGATGAAAAGTTTTACTGTTTGATTGATTTGACACTAAAAGACTTAGGAAAAATAAATTTACATCTTTATTTATATGAAGATGACAAGTTAGATATTTCAGTTTTTGTAGAAAAAGAAGACACCAAACAATTAATAAGACAAAAAGCGACAAGTTTGAGAAGAGAGTTAAATGGTACAGGGATAAGTGTGATTGGGCTAAATATACATACATTAAAAGAAGATACAAAGCAAAATTTTTATAAACAAAATGACGATTTTGATTTTGGTGTAAATATCAAGGTATAA
- a CDS encoding EscU/YscU/HrcU family type III secretion system export apparatus switch protein, protein MDEEKKILKVAALKYNIQDDTAPKVVAKGSGELASNIIKIAKENNIPIKKDEDLVELLTKLDVNQQIPNNLYKAVAEVFAFIYDLSKQNKT, encoded by the coding sequence ATGGATGAAGAAAAGAAAATATTAAAAGTTGCAGCTTTAAAGTATAATATACAAGATGATACTGCACCCAAAGTTGTAGCAAAAGGAAGTGGTGAACTTGCATCTAATATTATAAAAATAGCAAAAGAGAATAATATCCCAATAAAAAAAGATGAAGATTTAGTTGAACTTTTAACAAAACTAGATGTAAATCAACAAATTCCAAATAACTTATATAAAGCAGTTGCAGAAGTTTTTGCTTTTATTTATGACTTATCAAAGCAAAATAAAACTTAA
- the mrdA gene encoding penicillin-binding protein 2, whose product MKKRLNLILIFIGVVCLLLVYRLYYLSIKSNTYYEQLSKQNYIKKVFQAPSRGLIKDRNGIALAINELGFSLSIKPHLRSYKNKHILEELVNTIVAHFPDFEKDKLIKKYNKLDSPYKHDFVKIIDYIAYDKFFDKYTVFNSLDNLKVESAVKRNYPFKKVAAHIIGYVGKASRKDIEGNPISRYSGIIGKNGLEKYYNNILQGQLGYKKVKVNALNKELEVLEEKDVTIDNNITTTIDIKLEQYIHDIFNQKAGAVIVMNVNNGEIIAAASFPEFDNNVFVNGISYKEWDDLQNDINKPFTNKITNGMYPPGSVWKMGVALGLLENGISRNFKVNCTGTYEFANRKFRCWKKDGHGIVDFVKAIRESCDDFFYKASQKVGINKISETMAKFGFGEKTGVDQMYEFIGINPNESWKRKKYNRAWFTGETLISSIGQGSVLVTPMQIARYTSFLATDKLATPHFYKDAYVEPKKIDIDPENLKLVQKGMYEVANDKHGTAYWHLRGINPKIKVAAKTGTAQVIGIDQDVKKRALESELEYLKRSHAWLTTYGPFDNPQYAVTILVEHGGHGGSAAGEITTKIYNKLIELGYIKVN is encoded by the coding sequence ATGAAAAAACGGCTCAATTTAATTCTTATCTTTATTGGTGTTGTATGCTTACTTTTAGTATATAGATTATATTATTTAAGTATAAAATCAAATACATATTATGAACAATTATCAAAACAAAACTACATCAAAAAAGTGTTTCAAGCACCTTCAAGAGGACTGATAAAAGATAGAAATGGTATTGCTTTGGCAATCAATGAACTTGGGTTTTCTTTAAGTATTAAACCACACTTGCGTTCATATAAAAATAAACATATTTTAGAAGAGTTAGTTAATACTATAGTTGCACATTTCCCAGACTTCGAGAAAGATAAATTAATTAAAAAATACAATAAATTAGATTCACCTTATAAACATGATTTTGTTAAAATTATTGATTATATAGCTTATGACAAATTCTTTGATAAATATACTGTTTTTAACTCATTAGATAATTTAAAAGTAGAATCAGCAGTAAAAAGAAATTACCCATTTAAAAAAGTTGCAGCACATATTATTGGATATGTAGGAAAAGCTTCTAGAAAAGATATTGAGGGAAATCCCATTTCTAGATATAGTGGAATAATTGGTAAAAATGGTTTAGAAAAATATTATAACAATATTTTACAAGGTCAACTTGGATATAAAAAAGTAAAAGTAAATGCTCTAAATAAAGAGCTTGAAGTATTAGAAGAAAAAGATGTAACAATTGATAATAATATCACTACAACTATTGATATTAAATTAGAACAATATATTCATGATATTTTTAATCAAAAAGCTGGTGCAGTAATTGTAATGAATGTAAATAATGGTGAGATAATAGCGGCTGCTTCTTTTCCAGAATTTGACAATAATGTTTTTGTAAATGGGATCTCATATAAAGAGTGGGATGATTTACAAAATGATATAAATAAACCATTTACAAATAAAATTACAAATGGGATGTATCCTCCTGGAAGTGTATGGAAGATGGGGGTAGCCTTAGGCTTATTAGAAAATGGAATAAGTAGAAATTTCAAAGTAAATTGTACAGGAACATATGAATTTGCAAATAGAAAATTTAGATGTTGGAAAAAAGACGGACATGGAATAGTTGATTTTGTTAAAGCTATTAGAGAGAGTTGTGATGATTTTTTCTACAAAGCTAGTCAAAAAGTTGGTATAAACAAAATTAGTGAAACAATGGCAAAATTTGGATTTGGAGAAAAAACAGGTGTTGACCAAATGTATGAATTTATTGGAATCAATCCAAATGAATCTTGGAAAAGAAAAAAATACAATAGAGCTTGGTTTACAGGAGAAACGCTTATTTCATCTATTGGGCAAGGCTCAGTATTAGTAACACCTATGCAAATTGCAAGATATACTTCTTTTTTGGCAACTGATAAATTAGCCACACCTCACTTTTATAAAGATGCCTATGTTGAACCTAAGAAAATTGATATAGATCCAGAAAATTTAAAACTAGTTCAAAAAGGCATGTATGAAGTTGCAAATGATAAACATGGAACTGCGTATTGGCATTTAAGAGGTATAAATCCTAAAATAAAAGTTGCTGCAAAAACGGGAACGGCTCAAGTTATTGGAATAGATCAAGATGTGAAAAAAAGAGCATTAGAAAGTGAACTAGAGTATTTAAAAAGGTCTCATGCTTGGTTAACTACTTATGGTCCTTTTGATAATCCTCAATATGCGGTTACAATATTAGTAGAACATGGGGGACATGGGGGAAGTGCAGCAGGAGAGATTACAACTAAGATATATAATAAATTAATAGAATTAGGTTATATAAAAGTAAATTAA
- a CDS encoding ABC transporter substrate-binding protein, which yields MQTYIMKSFIILVLIVQCSFSKDLKDILDDGYIRVGVKYDYKPFGFINNDGRLDGFDIDLIKIMMNKLELRVQFIEVNSINKERMLLNDNLDILFAGMIEDKQSNKNIIFTKPYYLDEQVILLNSKNSVNSLKEMNNMHVGSLKGTNYLNNLLKIQPNVITISFSQYPQLTKALSFNNIDAVTAGSTWAKEQVESHQNEFRILSDVICTIRYSIALKKNNENLKEKLNSLFTEITKDNTYEKIYKKWFK from the coding sequence TTGCAAACATACATTATGAAAAGTTTTATAATTTTGGTATTGATAGTTCAATGTTCTTTTTCGAAAGATTTAAAAGATATTCTTGATGATGGATATATAAGAGTTGGAGTCAAATATGATTATAAACCTTTTGGTTTTATAAATAATGATGGTAGGCTAGATGGTTTCGATATTGATTTAATAAAAATTATGATGAATAAACTAGAATTGAGAGTTCAATTTATAGAGGTTAATTCTATCAATAAAGAAAGAATGCTTTTAAATGATAATTTGGATATTCTTTTTGCAGGAATGATAGAAGATAAACAAAGTAATAAAAATATAATTTTTACTAAACCCTATTATTTGGACGAACAAGTTATTTTATTAAATAGTAAGAATAGTGTAAATAGCTTAAAAGAGATGAACAATATGCATGTAGGTTCTTTAAAAGGAACAAATTATTTAAATAATTTGTTAAAGATACAACCAAACGTAATAACAATTAGTTTTTCTCAATATCCACAATTAACGAAAGCTTTGTCTTTTAATAATATTGATGCTGTTACTGCTGGTTCAACATGGGCAAAAGAGCAAGTTGAAAGTCACCAAAATGAATTTAGAATATTAAGTGATGTTATTTGTACAATTAGATACTCAATAGCATTAAAAAAGAATAATGAAAACCTAAAAGAAAAGTTAAATTCATTATTTACTGAAATTACAAAAGATAATACATATGAAAAAATCTATAAGAAGTGGTTTAAATAA